The following are encoded in a window of Vigna unguiculata cultivar IT97K-499-35 chromosome 8, ASM411807v1, whole genome shotgun sequence genomic DNA:
- the LOC114195227 gene encoding transcription initiation factor TFIID subunit 15b-like — protein MLRCTCTTSLPLFPVSTIPYRIPIMSGNYDQDGGGYGRHDGGGYGGRGGGGFGGRGGDRGGRGGGRGGGSGRDGDWRCPNSSCGNLNFARRVECNKCGAPSPAGANDRGGGGGYNRGGYGNSRGGRSGNYDGGRGNGYNGSRGNNSVGRSGGGHRGSQGREDGGYGQVPAPAAQSYGGAGGNYPPAYNSSGGSSNYETDAVPPPASYTGGPASYPPPYGSNTGGYGGGDAHNGGRSGQPVGYDSGYGAGSQGGFGGAPAEPPAKVKQCDENCGDSCDNSRIYISNLPPDVTIEELRELFGGIGQVGRIKQKRGYKDQWPWNIKLYTDEKGNNKGDGCLVYEDPSAAHSAGGFYNNYDLRGYKIAVTMAEKSAPKAPPAYNHGGNRGGYGGDRRRDNYRDAGGSGPDRRDNYGGNRSRPY, from the exons ATGCTCCGTTGTACTTGTACAACTTCTCTTCCTCTCTTTCCCGTCTCCACAATTCCTTATCGGATTCCAATCATGTCTGGGAATTACGACCAAGATGGTGGCGGATATGGGCGTCACGACGGCGGCGGTTACGGTGGTAGGGGAGGCGGAGGATTTGGCGGACGAG GCGGGGATCGTGGTGGGAGAGGTGGTGGCCGCGGCGGCGGAAGTGGTAGAGACGGTGACTGGCGTTGCCCTAACTCAAG TTGTGGGAATTTGAACTTTGCGAGAAGGGTTGAATGTAACAAATGTGGTGCTCCTTCTCCTGCTGGTGCTAATgatcgtggtggtggtggtggttataATAGAGGGGGATATGGCAACAGTCGTGGGGGTAGATCTGGTAACTATGATGGAGGAAGAGGTAATGGCTATAATGGTAGTAGGGGGAATAATAGTGTTGGTAGAAGTGGGGGAGGCCATAGAGGTAGTCAAGGCAGAGAAGATGGTGGCTATGGTCAAGTTCCTGCACCTGCAGCCCAATCTTATGGTGGGGCTGGTGGAAACTATCCACCTGCATACAATTCTTCCGGTGGGAGTTCAAATTATGAAACTGATGCAGTTCCTCCACCTGCTAGCTATACTGGTGGACCTGCATCTTATCCTCCACCATATGGGAGTAATACTGGTGGTTATGGTGGCGGAGATGCACATAATGGTGGTAGGTCTGGGCAACCGGTTGGATATGATAGTGGCTATGGTGCCGGTAGTCAAGGTGGATTTGGTGGAGCTCCTGCTGAGCCCCCTGCTAAGGTGAAGCAATGCGATGAGAATTGTGGGGATTCCTGTGACAACTCTAGAATCTACATATCAAACTTACCTCCGGATGTGACTATTGAAGAATTGAGAGAACTTTTTGGAGGCATTGGACAA GTTggaagaataaaacaaaagaggGGGTACAAAGATCAGTGGCCTTGGAACATAAAGCTATACACTGATGAGAAAGGAAATAACAAGGGTGATGGTTGTCTTGTGTATGAAGACCCCTCCGCAGCTCATTCTGCTGGCGGTTTTTACAACA ATTATGATTTGAGGGGCTACAAAATCGCTGTTACAATGGCAGAAAAGTCTGCACCAAAAGCTCCACCTGCATATAACCATGG GGGCAACAGGGGTGGCTATGGTGGAGATAGACGCAGAGACAATTATAGAgatgcaggtggttctggtcCAGATAGGCGTGACAATTATGGTGGGAACCGTTCACGGCCATACTGA